The window ctccccccctttttctctccctctctctctctctcctttctccccccccccctctaccatctttctctctcctcccctccccttgctctttctcatctcttctctcctttctctctttttcctcttttccttttctcttctgtctttcctttatctctccaaaaacctcctctcctcctccctctctccctccctccttttttcattaaacttttcccctctcctctcccctccctctcagcttttcccctccccccctcatctcctcctcttctctccctctcactcttttcccccatctttttccaaaatttctttccccttcccttcttctctctctctatttttctcttttctctcctcccccactcccccccccctccgccgtcttccccactctctcccccttcccttttttcccccttctctcgtctctcttctcttttcttctaaatTTTCCCCTCATCCCaaaccccccccttctctctctctctctccgccctcctctctaatctccccttctctctctctgggtcttttttctcctttctcttttaaccccctccccccccccctctcctcatttctctctctctctctcctccttcctaatctcaccccctttctcacccctctcccctcccgccccccccttcctcccgctttctctctctaaaatttAAAAAACTCTCTAAagtcctctcctctcatctcctctcctctaaaAAAAGGTTTCCCCTccactcaccttctctccttccggcCCCACCCCCCTCAATTCTACCCccaaacctccctctctcccccctttcccctccccctaccccctctctatctcttctcctcttttctccccctctctctctttcccttccctcctcctcctctccccctcccccttccgcctttttcccctcaaccccctcccccaaccaaacccccccaaccccccactctctccttctctctccttccgaaatcctctctctctctccctctctcacccccaccatctttttctctcatcctcttttcccttcctctcattcttttccctcatccctcccttttttttcctctcatctctttccctctttctcatctctctctttctttcttcgctctcactctcatctctcttccgctctctccctctcgcacctcttctctctcctcgtctcaaatctctcaatctctctctctctcacatcgctccgtctcatctctcgtctctctctcttcttctctctctctctcatctctcatccccactctcaatctctctctcgcctctcaactcctctctctctcatctctctatctatctatctatctatctgtctaatctatctaatctgtctctcacctctctctgcctctccgtctAGAGAATGATGTTAGCTAGTttgattatcattctctctctctccttttttcctcatctctatcgcctctccgctctctctctctccttcgctctcgctctcaatctcgtcatctctctcctctctctctctctctctctctctctcctctcatctctcctcatcgtctctctctctctctctcactttttcctctctctctccttcgtctctctctctcttcctctccctcttctttctcattccatctcctgctctctccttctctagctctctctttctctctctcttatctcttctctctctctctcctctctctctctgtctcgtcctctctccgaactgggtctctctctctctctcatatcactctctctctctcctcctctctctctctcttcttctctctcgtcttttatctctctctctcgtctcaactCAGCagtctcctctatcttctctctctctcatcatctccatctctctctctctctcatctctcctcctcctctctctcatctccaacactctctctctcctctctctttctctctctctcctctctctaactctctctatctatctattctatcgatttatctatctatgtatctatctatctataatctaatCTATTCTaatctgtctaaatatctatctatatatatgtctctctcctctcttcctctctctcctcatctctctctctcctctctgttatcTATCTCCGcagtctcgtctctctcgtctctctctctttcgcctctctcaccAGCGCTCTccatccaactctctctcttagtctctcattCAACGCatatcccctatctctctctctcgtccctctcctctcataatctctctctctctctctctctctcctgtcctctctctctctctctctctctcgctcctctcactctcttttcctctcttccctcttcctctctctctcgtcagcaatctctctctctctctccatctctctctctctctatatatatatagatataagatatatatatatatgtaatatatatgtatatgttatatatataataatatataatataatataattatccagcctatctcttcctccctctctctctatatatatattcccttctttgctctcttctgtctctcaactcctctctctctctctccagaaagCTCATCCTAGTCCTCTCTCCAACTCCAACCATcagcgctctctctcgtctctcaatcatcctctctatctctctctcatctctgtccgtctctttctcctctctctctaatatatatccctttcttgtgctctctctctgtagcctctcactctctctctctctcgtctctcatctctcgtcatcttcgtcttctctctctctctctctctctctctcactcttccgtcactctcttcctcctctctctctagatatatatccctttcttttgctctctctgtctctcactctctcgctctcactcgcactccctcgctctctccagtCTCCATCGGAATCTCCTcggctctctcgtctctcatctgtccgtctctctcctctggtCGTGTCCGCTCTCTCTCGtatcctctctcgtctcgctctctctctcatctctaataataatatataatatatatatatacgatagatatatggtacaatatatattatatatatatataatatattatatacttgtgtgtgtgtgtgtgtgtggttgtgtgtgtgtgtgtgtgtgtgtgtggtgtgtatgtggtggtggtgtgtgggtgtgtatacatacacactcttcctctctctcctcactctctctctcctctcatcgatctctcctctctctgctctccgtcATCTCTCaccatctcatctctccctctctctcgtctctctctctttctccccccaccctctccctcttcctctccccatctttcctcatctctcatctctctcatctctcctctcattctctcttctcccactcctctctctctcgtctctctcttctcctctctcactcactatctctcactcgtctctctcttctcatctctttcctttcctctctctttctctctgtccatcttttatctctctctgtctctttaaatCAATCTCAAagcctccacctctctctctcgtcgtcaccTCTctactcacccctctcctctctctctctctctctctcctctcctctcttcccctttcccctcctctcctcctttctctctccctcccctctcctttttctctcttaactcatctctcccccacccccccccctcctcctcctctcctccaccccctctcctcttctctcttcctctctctctctctctcctctctctttttctctctaccaattaccccccatttccccccccccccctctctctctctcctcttctcttctcccccctctcaccttctctctccccctttttctccctctctctcctcttccccttccccatattctcatacctcccccaccccccccccctctctctcctctctctctctcctctctctccctctcccctcttttctctctctcttcccctcatattctcatattttccccccaccccccccccccctctctctcccctctctctctcttcctctctctcctctctcatcctctttctctctctctctctcttcttcctccccctcccctcttctctctcctctccccctctctctctcctcactctccttctctctctctctctcctcctcctctctctctctctctctcctctctctctcttctctttttcctctcatattctcaactcccccccactccaacccccctctctctctctcctcttttctctcccctcttctctctcccctctctctcctcctctctctctctctcctcctcctcttcctctctctcttcctctccctctctctttctctctctcctcttccctctattctctcctctttcttttccccttttttccctctttctcctcccctttctttcttcctcctctctctccccccttccctctctcctctctctctctctcttctccccctctctctctctctctacatctactatctgttatcatcatcttctctcccctccttctctcctaagAATTTTTAGCTATTtattactttccctctcctctttttcccctctcatctctctctctcgctctcctctctcctctttttccctccacttctctctcccctccccttctctccttctctctggttctctctctctctttttttccaccttttccccttttcccttttcctctctctctcttcctctctcttccttctctctctttctcttcctcccttttcccccttctctccctttctctctctctctctctctctctctccttctcttccctctctctctctcccctctctctctcttttcctctctctcttccctctcttttcctctctctctcttctctctctcccccctctctcttttccctctgtctctctcccctctctctctctttttttctcctcctctctaacctatctacactatcatcatcactatcttatatctatcttctatatatctatctatttactgtctaaaaaactattttttttttttccccttttccttttttctttttcccctttctccttttcctcctttccccccctctttcttctccccttctcctcctcatcccctctctccccctctctttctctctctccccacatctctctcccccctccccctctctctctctccctctcttttttcttccccttcctctctctctctcctctcctctctttcctcccctctctctccttccctctttatataaaattatataatatatatgtatataaattttatatatgtaataaaaaaaaaattaaaatatattatatattataatattttttccctcctccccctctaaatataattttcccccttccccttttgctctttctgtctctcatccttctctctctctctctcctttctttccctccctctctcccccttctctctctctcctccccttttctttcctctctttctacatctatctatctatctatctatctatatctttctccctctctctctctctctctctctctctctctctctctctctctctctctctctctctctctctctctctctctctctctctctctatctctctccctctgtctccctctcccactcggcTCTGAATATTACTTCACTCCATTTCAGTATACATGTCATTCAGTACTGGGATATATTTTAGTGGAAAAGGATAAATCATAAAAGTTTTATATGTTATTAATCGAAATCATGAAACATTACACATATTTTCCAGTcactgacattttttttatatataggtattcaGTAACTTGAAGGTGTGACTAGTGCAACATATTGACACATATTATGCTGTAGACCGGTTGAAAAAAATGAGATAGCTTACatcttttatatattgtatagctgtgagaaaaataggtaaataaatatatatttaataaataaataaataagtaaataactagataaatggatagagaaaaatagatgaactaataaagagagaaataaatagatgaatagatagagaataaatagattaatagatagagaaaaaatagacacattaatagatagagaaatagatagatacgtaaatgAATCAGCAAAACGAGAAACGAGCATGAATCATTAGATGAAGATCCCATAAGAGGTTGTTGAGGAGACTGAGGAGATGAATAGAAATAAGTGTATCTTAATGGTTTTGATAGAACGGGGGAGAAGACGAACGTTTCGACTTGGGAGCCTCACTTAATAAAGACTGGAAAGATGTATGAGAATTCAACATCAGAAAAGTCATATTTCGTTACGAACCATGCATATCACATATAGGTTCTTGTTTATTAACTAACTTTAAAGAGTAAATGTTAAAATGGTTATTGAGCTTTGGGTAACGTGTGTGAAACCTGAGATAAAATGACTATCAAGTAACAGTAATTCCTGAGTCTTGTGTTTAGTATAATAAATAATGGACTAAGATTACATTCCTTAAAGCGTTCACGATGGGAACGCAATTACTGGATAAataggaagagacgaagaaaaaaaagaggtagcTTACAATCTTATctgtgataagaataacaattaacaCTATCTAATATAACGCAcaacaggtaaataaacaaaaaacaacagcaacaacaacaacaacaacaacaataataatagtaataataataataataaaaataactataacaacaacaacaataagaataagaataaaaataacaaaacaaaaacaaaaataataatgataataacaataatactaataatagataaaacaaataaacacaaactaaTATAAACCACGGAGCAAAACAAAACGCTAAAGACCCAAGAAACGCATCAACGAATCGACAAGTCCGGGAGACCGAGAAGTCAAACAAAGCGAAGTTACGGCTGCAGGAAGTTGAGGAGCGACAGCGGGCACTCGGGGTAGGCCTCCCAGCACCTGCCGTCCGCGCGCCCCTTCACGCTCGCCCACAGGTACGCGTTGCCGCCGATGTCGACCTCGTTGGTCTCCTCGTGAGGCTGGGACTTCGCGAGGTAACTGGAAGAGGACGAGAGGTGGGTGAGaattaggagggagagagggagagggggagagtgggagagaaggagggagggagggaagaaagacagagagagataagcagatgtataggatggatggatggatggatggatggatagataaattgatagatactctgataagtagatagatgaatagagaaagagagagagagagagaaagagagagagaaagagagagagagagagagagagagagagagagagagagagagagagagagagagagagagagagagagagaaagagagagagagaaagagagacagagaaagatagaaaaatagagaaagagaggaggaaaagaagcaaaGGAGATATAAacctataaatttatataacgaAACCACCAAAAAAAacagttctaaaaaaaaaatccacatttgGCAAAGCGCAGCGCAAACGAGACAGACACTCACTCCACGAGCACCTGCACCATTTCCCCGGCGAGACCCTGAGGGCGAAGCATGGGCGTCCCGGCGGCCAGCTCGCAGAAGGTCCGCTGAACACACGCCCCTCCGTCTACGCCCagcctgaaggaggaggaggagcagcaatacagtgatgatgatgggggaggcaagatggtgatgatgatgcttgtGATGagtttagtaatgatgatgatactggtaataatcaagatatatgacgatgataaggatgataaggaagataacaatgatgatgatgataatcataatgataatgatggtgatggtgatggtgatgatgatgatgatgatgatgatgatgatgatgatgatgatgatgatgatgatgatgatgatgatgatgatgatgatgatgatgatgataataataataataatgataataacaataataataatagtagtagtagtaatagcaacaataataataacgattgtaataacaatattaatgattacagtgattataattgggatgataataataacaacaacaataataataataataataataataataataataataataatgataataacaacaataataataataataataataataataataataataattgtaataactattattactattataacaataacatatatatatatatacatatatatatacatatatatacatatatatatatatatatatatatatatatatatatatcagctgtcACGATCAGCTTTTGGTCCATAGCagtaaaacacaaatacaaaatgaTAGAACCGGCCACACGCGCGCTCAGCCAAGACTCACATCGACACCACGTCCTCGAGCTGAGAGAGAGCTTCCGACAGACCTCCCTTCCTGCCGGCCCTGGTCCTTGCACGGCCGCCGTCCTGCGTCTGCACCAGGTCGATTTCGAAGGTGAGGGGCAGCTCCAGCATGAAGAAGGTGTGTTCTATCACTTCGAAGAGCGGCACTTTGAACCTCATCTCGAGCTGGAGGTGGGgatttgagggagggagagggtgaaagagggggagggagggacagagagagaaagagagagtgaaggggaagggagagaaggagggaaagatagggaaagggagaaagagagagggagagaggagggggatagagagagaaaagaaagaaaaagaacatgaaagagGGTGAGAATAGAGTGACGATCAGccttcatttcattatttatttccaaACGATCATTTGATGATTTAACATGAAACTGTCACATAAATACCTTACTttaaaagatagacaaataaaaaaataataattttaaaatcttAGCAGAAAGACCAAgtgacaaatgaaaaaaaaaaaaaaaactcagcagACTCACCTGGGCGTTAATATCATGATTGATTTGAAAGGACAGggacctcttcctccttcgagaGTGACCGGAGCTGCGGGCGAAACCCGAGGACGAGTTGAGAGATCTAAAGGACATGTCGGAGGAGTGGTGGTCGAAGTCCTGACGCAGGTGGCTGAGGTCGAGCGTCGCCCACGTGAGAGCTGAGAGAATGTCGTTGTCCCGGGCGGCGAGAAGTGGCCAGGGAAGCCCGTCGCGAGGGCGTCAGAGGCCCATGGTTCAGCTCCCGAGGCCAGGCCGATGGAAGCCAGCGCTGCCACACCTGGGGGGGTTGAACGGGTACACACGCGCTAGTGAaagttctcttttttatatatagtttttttttgtgtgtgtgtgtgtttttttttctcatttctagtTTATTTCTGCTCCCGAAGCTAGGACTATTACACTTGGCTGGGTTGGAGGGGTAGATGAGTCGgtgagtgtttttctttttctttttttcttattaccatttttttctacTAATTTCTTGTTATTTCAGTTAATACTAATGAATGGGAAATGTTGaaatatcttcctttctctttcttattgtcgGTCTGTCTGAATACCATCCTTCTTCCTAATTCTCTAGATTTAGCTATCTCTATCacagtctgtatatctgtatgtctatcgatATAAACCAAACCAGTATTTCCGTCCCTGCctgtcgaacacacacacacacaaacagagagagagtgagtgagagagagagagagagagagagagagagagagagagagagagagagagagagagagagagagagagagagagagagagagagagagagagacagagagagagagtgagagagagagtgagaaagagagagagagagagagagggagagagagagagagagagagagagagagagagagagagagagagagagagagagagagagagagagagagagagagagagagagagagagaggggggagacagatagacagagagagagagagagacagatattcagacagagagtgagagagagaaagacagacagacaaagagagagacagagaaagaccacgagaaagggaagaaaaaaaagagaaagagaacgaaaaagaaaaaaaaagagaaagagaaagaaaaaaagaaagagaaagaaaatgagagaaagacagacaaagtcaAAACAAAATCCATCCTTAAtaagaaatagagacaaaaacaaaacaaaaacgacatATTCTACAAAGACCCATTTAATGTACGCATATAGAACACAAAATCCATTTTCTTATCGAGCAGCAACAGAAAGGTGGGCAAGGAAGTGTGAGTATGTTATGGTTGAAGATTAGCATGCTCACTCATCGACCTCCCTTACACAGACTGCTTACaatttatttcctttccctctctgcatattttattttaaatctgTCTTTTTGCCTGACTCTTCCTGTCTGTTATCACACCCTTTGGctttttctacttttgtttcttcttttccctgtTACGTCTGTTCGTTCGTCTCTCTCCTGTAGTCTACTTCTTATTTAGATTTaattgcacattcacacacacacgcgtacatttcATATAACGTTGTACTCGTATATTTGCAAGACACGATCATTGATATATACGAATCATACTACATAGTAAAATGTTCCTAGATTAAATCCCACATACGTCATGTAGGCAGACACACTTGTGTATGCACAacacacatggatagataaacagggagataaatagatatatacacacccacagaaagagagagagagagaaagagagagaaagagagatagatagatagatagatagagagagagagagagagagagagagagagagagagagagagagagagagagagagagagagagagagagagagatggagagagagagagagagagagaaagaaagagagagatccgtGGCGATATATTTGGGAAAACTGGATAGCGGTATGAAGatcggaaaggagagagagagagaaagaaagagagagagagagagatagagagagagagagagagagagagagagagagagagagagagagagagagagagagagagagagagagagagagagagagagagagagagagcagtggcgATACATTTAGAAACACTCAATAAGCAATTGAAAATTAATAGCAACATTGAAATAACAATTCAACAAGATAACCACGAGTGAAAGACACCAACCAGTATTGGCGTTACTTAAACAAGAGACGGAGGACAAGGACCAAAAGACATAGTAGACAGCAAACAGcagcaaaagaaagacaaaataataaactaaacagcaaacagacaaacaatttttttttttttgtcttaaaaagaaaacacaattcCACTTACTGTACAAAATGAAACCCATAGTAGAGACCTCTTTCCGACGTGGTTCGTCCCGTGAATGCTATGGGAAGTGTGAAGAGGCCTATGGGGAGGTAAGGATACCATAATCACGCCGCCGCCTCCAACCATACATCTGGCATCATCTTCCTATAGGACTAGATGTCCACTGGTATTACAGGCGTCCCTTTATTATGTGTGTTTCTCAGCAACCTTTAGTtggttgttattgtcgttgttgttgttaggcATTTTTAACTGCAGTTTCCGTGCTGATGACTTCGCCGAAATTATTTTCGTAAAAGGCCTGGAAATGTGTGAAAGCAGAGCGAGGGATGGGTAGGACTATACCATGAATAACGCCTGTGACGTCATACCGTCCCTCACGTGAGTTCCAGTGACCTCGTTACGGCCTCTTCCATGACCACGAAGAGGGCGCTGTTACCATACTAGGGTGGGCGGAGACTGCCATACCGAGGGCGGAGCCAAGAACATACCTTGGGAGGAGCTAGAGTCAGTAGGTGTGTCCTTACCGTGTATTTCTGGGTGTATACGTGCGCCCGGTCCCCAATTCAATATTCTGGGCATCACTGACTCTTATAAGAATAACTATTGCTAGTATTTTTATCCTGAAgttagtaaggaaaaaaaaaaataagttcgaACCTCATCTAACATATATCCTTTACTCTATCAAAGAATATACCgacgagagacaaaagaaaataaaaatgggcaAAAGAAAAGAATCCCTATAAAAGAAAATCAGAACATCAGAACCAACAATGAGCACTAAGGTATTCagccaattatgataatgacaagacgTATCTGAAAAAAAACATCCCTCCCCtagtgctctttttttttttctttctttctttctttctttctcatttagcAGCGCTTTAACTCCACATACACGGTCCCTCGGAAGGCTCCCTTGCGGCATGCATCTCAAGGCTCCCTCTGACACAGACCTATTGACACCAATACCTGAGATGAGGAGGCGCGTGCATTATAACGCGACGAACTTCGCGCATAGACAAGATAGGGGGACTGGACGATGGTTAGGGAATGGGCTTAATGgcagagatggatagattaatggataggtagatcgatagatggagagatagatacatagataggtagatacacggATTTATAGATCAGAAAGGGGTTAGGTGGATAAACGATGGAAATAAGTGATTTGTAAAAGAACTTTTATACCAGAAATCAGTGATCACACCTCTgagtcaagcacacacacacacacacacacacacacacacaaacacgcacacacgcgcgcatgcacacacacacacacacacacacacatacatacacacacgcacacacacacacacacacacacacacacacacacatatatacatatgtatatatatatatatatatatatatatatatgtgtgtgtgtgtgtgtgtgtgtgtatacatacatatgtgtatgtatatatatatatatatatatatatatatatatatatacgtgtgtgtgtgtgtgtatgtgtatatatatacatatatatacatacatatgtatacatatatatatatatatatatatctgtgtgtgtatatatgtatatacatacatatgtatacatatatatatatacactatttatatacatacatatgtatacatatatatatacactatgtatatacatacatatgtatatatgtgtgtgtgtgtgtgtgtgcatatatatatatatatatatatatatatatatatatatatgaatatatttacatacatatagatacatatatgtgtatatatatatgtatgtatatatctacatatgtatatatatatttatatgtatatcataatgtacacgtatatacataggtatatacgtgtacgtatatacatatgtatatacgggtttatatatatatatatatatatatatatatatatatatatgtgtgtgtgtgtgtgtgtgtgtgtgtgtgtgtgtgtgtgtctgtatatataaatacacacatatatataatatacatgtacacacataggtataagtatatatatatatatatatatatatatatatatatatatatatgtatatataaacatatacacacacacagatatatatatatatatatatatatatatatatatgtatgtataatatatatatgcataatatatatatatgtatatatatacacatacacacatatgtatatacatatgtatgtttatgtacacacacacacacacacacacacacttaacaatcTCTGTTCTcacacctttttttttacaacctTTTCAAGACCTCGATAACGAAAGCTGATAATCCGTTCGATGCATAAGCACCCGAGGCGATTCATTCAGAGAGACATTGCTCCTTTTGGCGAAACACTCCGTCT of the Penaeus chinensis breed Huanghai No. 1 chromosome 27, ASM1920278v2, whole genome shotgun sequence genome contains:
- the LOC125039443 gene encoding uncharacterized protein LOC125039443; translated protein: MLELPLTFEIDLVQTQDGGRARTRAGRKGGLSEALSQLEDVVSMLGVDGGACVQRTFCELAAGTPMLRPQGLAGEMVQVLVDYLAKSQPHEETNEVDIGGNAYLWASVKGRADGRCWEAYPECPLSLLNFLQP